A region of the Dreissena polymorpha isolate Duluth1 chromosome 6, UMN_Dpol_1.0, whole genome shotgun sequence genome:
GTTTTGCAGATAATAGATTTAAATATTTCTATGAGAATGTTAACATGAACAATGTGTGGATGGGCAATACCCTAATGCGCAATTCGCACAGCACCACTCTTTCATACCAGCAACATTAAATGGCGGCACTGGTTCGCATGCGCAAACGTAAGTCACGCTCGTACATGAGCAGTGACTCGACGGACAGTATCCGGCGGCGCAGTTGATTGCACACCAATCGTCCATTGCAATGTCGCCAAACCATGCTCCTATTGCTTTACAAGGCGAATTTCTTTCGGATGTTGTAGTTGATGAGGGGgactttgttgtttttcttgttgtcGATGATGAGGAAGCCGACGATGACGAGATTGATGATGTCGTTGTTGAAGTAAATGATGGTGGTTTTCCTGTGGTCGTTGGGGTATCAGTGGTTATTTTGAGTATTGTTGTTGTCTGTGTTCCTTCTGCTTTTGTTGTCGTCTGTGTTCCTTCTGTTGGTTTTGTTGTCTGTGTTCCTTCTGTAGGTGTTGTTGTCTGTGTTCCTtctgttggtgttgttgttgtcgttgaagACGATATTGTCGAGCTGGTGGGTGTTCCGGTCGATGATGAAGATGAATCTGATTCTGTTGTTTTCGCAGAAGCGGCGAAAGTGGTTGTCACATGTGGTGCTGTTGTTGCTTCTTGTGTTGTTGATGCCGTTGTCGGACTGCTTTCCGTATTGATGATTCTTATATCTGCACAGTTCCAGAAGTTCTCCTGGCCCGGCCCGCACCCCACACAGCAAGTACCGGTAGTGCTATCGCAGCCCCAACTGTTccctgcaataaaacaaaataatgcatgttgtgttgctgtttttcttGCTTTGTTTTACATAATATATCTGTGAAGACCAATTCGTAAGAATATGCGTAACCTTTTCGTGACACTTTTGGTGTGTTTGAATCTGTCATGCATCATTGTTACCAGTCTACCTTTCACACTTCTTGTCAAACAGTAAACAATTGCATgtcatatatgtatgtttatcaAATGTTGCCAGACCGCCAAATTAATTACAATTAACAGGACTGATCAAGCCGCGACTCAGTTTTATGTCCAACATCATCAGGTTTAACTTTGTGTCATGTTATCTTCGCTAAACCTATACTATTATTAAACATGAATTgggttttatttcattataagtaatataatatctttaaaaacaatacaaaatatgaatTCGGTTCCATTCGAATATATTGTTAATGTTAAAAATACTAGATAGCATAAAATGTGCGTgggtttaaatatatataacgcAAACATCATCAAGGAACAGGgggaaaattcaaaataaatgttattcaTACCAGTGTTGTATATCCACTGCAATACGCAATTCTCGCATGAGACGTCATCTGGTAATTTTAACCCGACCTTGAATTCGCCGGTTCCTGTGATCTGATTGGCGTCTAGATCGTATCGGGTGGTACCTTTGTGGTTCGTGAGTAGGTATTGATTAAGACACTCTTGCGTCACTTTCGTGCGTGAATTAGGCAAAGGGCACACCCTGGAATTGAAAACCTCAAGTGACCAAAATTGCAAAAAAagtgttaaacaattaaacaactgAACATGTTCACGTTTCAAAGGTTGACTTAACTTTCATTGTAATAATAGTCAAGTCATAATTGTCAAATGTTTTTATAATGCTTGTATTCTGAAATCCCCACTATGCTTTTTAAAAAGATCGTGAGTTCGAGTCCCACTTGCACCGTAGATGGATACATATAAGTGCCTGCGTATTCCGTTAATATAGCAGTATTAAGAGAATATGTATGATTTAAAACAGATCCATAAAATAATCGCTATACCGATTTAACCAACAATCATTAATATGGGATATCAATGATGTCATAACAAACCATGTGTTTATGATCGATTTAGGCGTCTAATATGTTTATTAACAACAGTTTTTAAAAGTTGTTATCCGATTCCCATTATCAATTTCGACTGAAAACAATATATGAAAAGTCCAACTATCTGGAGAAGTGTATCGTTTTGCATAGGAAAAAAGTGTTCAGCTACGAAGCATCTAGATCTGGATGTCATtcatacggtggcatagaggtgacattcactcctctttttttaattgcactcctcttttttctatctcgtggccacgacttagtaactcgtggccacgagttagctatgtcgtggccacgagatagaaaaaagaggagtgtaaaACTATATAAAAGAAGAGTGCAAGTGAAAAAGAGcgatgcagtaaataaaggaagggtgcattaaagaaaagaggagagaatttcgagatctagAGATCCCGACTtcgctaactcgtggccacgagttagtcagccaataaAAGTGTTCCATATGGTCGTTCATGTTGATCTTTATAAAAAGGGAAGTAAGCatcaacaaaagaggagagaattttagttatctcgagatcccgacttagctcagccaatcaaattgttccatatggtcgtccttggtgatctttatacaaagggaagtaatcatcacaTTAAAAGCCCGCTTTGGCCATCTATATATACGCGTACAGAATACTTACACATGTTACACACAATTTGATTGgttgactaactcgtggccacgagttagctacgTCGGGATTTCGGGATCTCGAAATTCTcccttcttttgtttaatgcaccccttctttatttactgcaccgctctttttttagtTGCACTTCtcttttattaagttttgcactcctcttttttctatctcgtggccacgacatagctaactcgtggccacgagttactaagtcgtggccacgagagaGAAAAAAGAggaatgcaaattaaaaaaaagaggagtgaatgtaacctctatgccaccgtacattCACTTGTGATGGCTGTGCTTAACGTTATTCTACGGGGAAGATAATTCCTGTGAAGACATTGACAAGTTTAAACATTAAGTAATTCAATGAAAATAGCGTATAGGCTAATAACCTGAACTCCCACCACCCTTTGTGATTGGCTGTTAGCTTGACGGTGGCCGTAATATTGGCGCCTTTGACGTAACTTCCGGTTATTGTTCCGGTCACGTATTTCCCCGTGAGATCTTCGTTTTCTTTTACTTGATTGGCGTAGTTGTCACCGCAGACACCACATCGTCCCCCGTTTTGATTCCATTGTACctgaaatattgcaataattgaCAATCGTCTAAAAGACatgttttgtttgcatatttCCTGATGAAAACTATTTATATTGGAAAATATCATGTTGTTGTGgtaaaaaacatgtttaagttCTTAACGTTCATAGATACTATATCTGAAATATTTCGATATGTATGAGGTAAAATTCGAACATTTGTGTCCTGTAATTTGCATCATGGGATACATTTTACACGATGCCAAGATATGTTTGTCACATTTCTACGGTATTCCGTTTTTATCACTCGTTCTTCCTCACTTTTGACCTATCGATTAAAAGCGCGAGAACAAGAGAATACGATACGCGGCGAAATAACGATCTGAAATCAAGCAATTGACattaaaatatcgcattttaaTCACATCGTGTTTTCTTGTTCCGCCTTTATCTATCAAAAAGATTGAAAAATCGAAAACGGTCACGTGTAAGATGCTTCGTGATCTCCTTTAAGTGCGCATACGCATGTTCATTATCCATTCAATTAGacataaacataatacaaataaaatagttttcagtaaaatatgcttCATTATTCTGAAATATGGTGCCCGTTTAAAATTCATTGAATTACTTTCGGTTTGCAGGGTTGGATAAaaggtaacaagaaatatctttaaaaaagatatacggcgttgattgtggttggagtttatggaaggtaaagatttaaatgaatgagatcaaggatagctaatatctttttctgtgcagtttttagctgcatcaaacgcagtacgggatgttacgcggagttttcgcggcttattttacattaatacatattgctggtcataaacctatagatacaaaaaagaaaaccaaagtcaaccggccacacgcgaagtctccgtacatattttaaatatgtatacgcgcgttcttcgaacaaacctgtttgagtggtttatcgggaattgctacgtgtatttgattcgattattaacagtatcgagaatcatcgcgctcatacttaatacattagtcaatatgctgcaataatacattagtaaatatgatggaataattcttgttaattaattaaaaataatatttatcatggtattgttgaaaacacattaagaatctattattgacatgccataaaataatatcgctggatatcttcatttcacatctttctggtggtaaagaaaattccggttcacctagttcacgctatagcgtctttattatataactattatataactgaccgcgaactccgaaccgCACAGAAGGTCTgatctgtatataaactctgacattcaaacacactaaccgcgaactgaccccttatacctcgcgggttgaaatgcaacacattaaagtgaggcatcgcttccactgctctttatacttttacatataacatgttgacaggaatatggaagtcagtactaaatatgagaacatggcctttaagtacacaacgttctcgcgctgaaaatcctctgaaaataaaagatgtacgcacaaactgtattgatgtcgagattgagtgtaaaactgttctgtctataaagcctttttattagagataaaactgtttcatgctgaacacgcagtaaaacagtgttacaaagacgcggacatgtttccaatgttctagtggtattatcaaatcagccaatgcagtcaatgaagtgtattcatctgtacttggccgcgggaagttttatttgagttctattggacgctaacaaaggtcaggctaaggtgaaaagctggcgtatacagctgacgccgaaaaaaaataataacaacgaGTCAGAATAACGTATATGAATTACGGTCTAGGAGTTTGTAAATTGCTATATCCACGCGCTCCGTTCGCGGCGCAAGTAGGTCTCGTGTTATCTATATATTTGAAGATTTCGAGAAAACAGACGTTCTAAAGTGTGTGCGTTTTCTTCTGGTATGTGATTTGATTTCTTGCCAACAGTCAGTATGTGCGGTCAGCGTATTAATCAAGATTCTGGAGTCTTCCAAGATAGTGACTCGTAATTTCCAGCTGGAGCTTTcgataatttatttttttgctgCCCCTTTGGGATTCGAACATTCAATGGCCTTGATTAAAAAGCTATCGCCTTACCCTCCCTACAATTATGTAACACTATTCTTTTTTAGTTTATGTAAGCGAAtttgatatatattaaaataaaaacgatagaaacactccaaattattccatcgtATTGCGTTTTTTTTTAACACTATTATTTAATATCATATGATGATAACTTTAACAAAGATATTTTTCAGTACACGTCTCAGTCTCTAGTGTCATTTTTGTTCTTATTGAACATTGTTcttctgctgttgttgttgttttcaaaagtacatccttcattgtatgagcacggatggccgagtggtctaaatggtagacttttacttcatgaatccaggggtcagtagttcaagccctgttgagggttacttttcttttctttttttatatattttattctagattttttactggagctttttagatccaatgtttacctttatcaatataaagcatttttgacaaacttcaatacatgccaaaatctgtgaaaaggcccctttaacgattAAAAATAAGCGTCTGTCGTTATAAATTCAACACACGTTAAAATGGCATCACTTCTAATGCAATAAAATGACATATATTCCACTGAAAAACATTTAGTTtgtacaaaaacattaaaatgtgtgtaCGTTTGAAAGAGTGTGTGGTGTTTGGGGCTTTATAACGATATACTTACTGATATTGCTTTATGGTCACATTTTTAAATTAAGCTTTTTCAATGTTAAACAAAAGTACAACTTAAAACGTACCGATCCGAGGTAAATCATTAAAATGATGAGAACCATTTCAATTTCGACAAATATTTGTCAGCCTATGTTTGTCGATATCAGGTTATAAATCACTTTTGTGACGCGTGGCTATCTATGCCCCCATGCTTTAATATAAACACTTTCGAAACCAAACTTTGTTTCTGGTCAAAAAAGGATAACATGATCTAATCAAAGATTGTGTAACTAAAGTGAAAACTTTTTTCACTTTCTTACACTCTGTATATATAATTTCTATACATATTTTGTCACAGTACACAAATCTtagttttgttaaagttttgtagAAAGTACAAATCTTTGTTCATTTGTAcactataaaaaacattttttttgtatgtaatgttataatatatgatatactaaaaatatttaacaagtgaATTCTTACCCCAGCACCGCCACAAAACTGTTCATTATCATTGTAATTTATCGGAACTTTGTATCCAAATCTCCACGCGGACGACCTTTGCGGGGGGTCCCACAGCATCCCATGACCATTCACCTTTAAAATCGTCGCCATGGCAAACAATGTCGCAAATATTGATGTCAcaaaactcatttttataatTTCTAACTGTTTGGTTACTAAGCGCAAAATATCAACGAAGCCCTGGCTCGTGTTCAAACTTTCTTTAAATTTCTCCCTACcagttttttttctaaacaaagtATCTTGTCTATGTAAGAAGTGAGTACCCTGCTTAAAGATTTAAATActtcaaaataatttttattttattactctCAAATTCGTACTTTTCTCTCAGAAATCGCACACTTCTGGATTTCCTTTAGATATGTCTATACGCTAAAACGTTTCTATCACTTCTGTATAGTTTAAGTATCGGGAATACCACACATATTTCACGCGCAGGTAAAATCATTCACATGTGTTCGACAACGATGCTATCGTTCAATCAGCAGTCTGCAATATAATTTTACGGTTAACAATCACTCTTATTTATACCCGTATGTAAAAGTTTAAACCTAAATAACCCCTATATGCTCAATCAACCAAGGATTGACTCTGTAGACGTAGtagataaaaatatttattcaagctttaaatacccgtataaaatacatcagctCGCATTGTATTTTTATCGCATCGACGCATAAATTGTTTATCACGAGTGCTTTGTTTTGGTAATTTTTAAATACGTGCCAAAATCGTGACGCACTAAAGCAAACATGTCTCATGCTAAGTAATCTTTAACGTCACTGTTTTATTACTGATTTAATAGACAGTACCAAAATGACTAAAATGACTGACGCTATAAACAAACCCGGATTTGACTATGTCGGTTAATGGGATTTAATGTACACGTTTATAAAACGACTTTGGTAGTAATTAAAAAAGATCCGAAACGAAATCTTAGGTGaaatttaaatttgtttgttAGGTATTTAGTTTGTTCAAAGATGTATATACTAACTAAATGTGAATTTGTTCGATCTAAAGTTTTAATTTTTAGACATCCCGATTTTTTCTATAATTTCTGGTTACAAAATGCAAAGTACTCGCACTCGTCGCAGTTatatgttgaaaacaatataattgGACATAGCATCGGTTTATATagaattttattcaaataattaagacGTTCCCTAAGTATTTATGGATTTGTTTCTAAACAAATATGCCTCGTTTTTTATAAACGATCAATAaaagatttaatttaaaattgcaaaatacatttttttcctCACATACAATTGAATAGGTTTACTCGGTCAGTGAACATGATTCGAATAATATTactcaatatcaatataatctGTAGTGTAAAGCTATTTTTATTGCAATGACGTGTGTGAAGCAAACCATTATATGACGAAGTACTTAAATATCAATTCAAATTAGTGTATCTATGTAAGAttgtatttaatgaaaataaaaaacagacTATTCTGGcatgaattttatatttaaaatatacatgtatagccagtACTATATTACCTTCAATAGTGTTTAAAACTTGATCGTGGTGGTGGTTTTATTGTTGACGATGATAAAATGTGTTGGTGTTGGTGTAAATGGTGGTAGCGATGGTGGTATTGTGGTTAATTGTGATTGTCGATGGTGAAGGTGGCGGTGATGGTTGTGACTGGTATTAAggtcaagtcaattttattttgtatgatgtggatgatggcggtggtggtgatggttgtggtgaTGTGGGTGAAGGTTATAGTGGTGACTGTTATGGTAAAGGGGTGATTGTtgttgtagtggtggtggtggtgatgatggtgatggttgtAGTACCGtggatgatggtggtgatggtggttatGGTGGTTTTGGTGATGGTATTGGTGATGTGGGTGATGGTAATAGTGGTGATTGTTGTGGTGAAGGGGTGATTGTTGTTGTGATGGTGATGGGGCTGTTGGTGGTAATATGGGGTGATGTTCGTCGCGGTGGGATGCTGGTCGaggtgttgttggtggtggttgtgattATGTTTTAGGTGGCGGTGATGGTGTTGCTTATGATGGTGGTGGAATAACGGCCTTCTCGCGACGTCAATGTGTTACTAACGATATGTAAAATACCTGTGATAATtgctatatatttatgtttattaacggaacagaacagacattttattcagacttatacataagaacatcgtcttaatacatacagtataaaagtaaatatgtcacgttttcattatatttaagttcaaacaaatggaaaaaaatacacaaaacataaaataaatacaaatgaagaaaatgcatagAGTAAATTTTCTAAACATTATGACAGAAAGATTTATAGGTGATACCGCTTATATagtattattgataaatgaattgcgaattacaaatgtttcttatatatatttacacaacttgACACGTTCGTTTTTATCGGATGAAGTCAGTAATTGGTGATACTTAAACACAGATGGATTAATATATGCAtagcttttaaggtatttttgtcgtaaaacactataacatgaacaaatacaaacgaagtgaaactcatcttcaagATCTCTACTATTGCAACATACACAGTATCTTTCGTTGCGAGGAATATCATTACGGCCATACCTCCGAGTTTGAATTGTCAGTGGATGAACCGAAATTCTTAACTTAACAAATTGAATACGCAAACTCCTTGGTAACAAATCCAAATAGGTTCGTATACTATTGTAGGTTTAAAAACTCTATAAATGTCTAATACAGGACTGTTACTTAATGTACCATACCATTCTTGTTCAAATGTATCTATTTCTAAACTGGCATATAAAAGAAGTTATACATACAGAGCTATGGTTATTAAAACATATCCATAACCATGATcgtttaacaactgtttaatatgTGAGACCCAATTGATGTGTCCTTTATGACACTCTTTTACATTCATATCATACACAGTACGGAGAATAATATTATCACTCAGccttattttaaacgaatattttaacATTCTTATAAAATGATTAATGTAAATTGGGTATCGACCCAACTCTCCATAAACAAATGCGTTACAACTGTTGAGTCTTACTTGTAGCATTCGTTTACAGAACTTTAAATGGAAACGTTCTATTTCTTAAGACTTTGTAAAACCCCATATTTCGGAGGCATAGTTAAGAATAGAACcaacaaatgcattaaataaCTGGCAAAGTATTTTAGGTTTAAGATCATACATTTACACTTGTATAGCAAAGTATCCATAGCCATAAGGGCTTTACCTACTAAATGTTCTTGGTTCAATTTGAAACTACCTGTATAATTTATAACAatacctaaataattaaagttatcaactGTTTCGATGTTTTGGCCATCGTATGTCCATGCCTCATTTTGGCGTCAACGGCACCTTTTAcggaaaaccataattttagtttttgaagtGTTTACTTTAAGGCCCCAAGTATTACAATACACAAGCAGATTATCCAAATGGGTTTGGGCTTCTTCAGGATTTTTACCCAATATGGCCATATCATCGGCGAAAAGGAGTAATATAAGTAAAACATCGTCAATAGTTAAACCAGGCTCTATATTATGTTGTATAAACATCTCTAGGTCCTCTACAAACAGAGAAAAGAGCAAAGGGGACATGACCTCCCCTTGGCGTAGACCAACCGAGTAGCGGAAGTAGTCAGAATAAGTAGAACATGACTTAACACACGATTTAACATGTGCAtacatattgcaatattttacatCGGATGCcagttttatacaattttaaccacaatgcatttctatatatactatcaaaacatttcatcatgtctaCATATATTACATGGAGCCTTTTattgtcattaatatatttttgtacaataGACATTAATATGTATATAGCATCGATTGTTGAATAACCCTTAcgaaatccgaattgtgcatccgaaatactattattattCTCACAAAAACATTCGATGCTCTTATTAATTATTGTAGTAAATAGTTTTGAGAAACAGCTTACTAGTGTAATTCCTCTGTAATTATTAATTTCGTTTACAGAGCCCTTTTTGTGTAATGGGATTATAATTCCATGTGTCCATTTTTCAGGGAAAAACTCCGATTgtagtatacaattaaaaatatcacataaatggttaCACAATAGATCGCTACATtctattaaatatgtgtttaatataaAGTCAACACCCGCTGACTTATTTCTCATAAGTTTTTTAATTGCACATATAACTTCATCAACACTAATAGGCTGGTCCAACTCTGGGAACACAACATTTTCATCACTAAAATTATAGCTGGAACAAAATTGCTCTGCCTCAGTATTATTGCAATTAAAAGTACTGTTgctaaggttttcaaaaaataatttaaaatcgtCAAATGAAATTTTATGACTGGTTAGTTTATTCTtggatttgaattttttttttaaatcgcgagtttttttttctttaagtctTCCATATCAGAACTTTTTGTATGATATGCACATCCCTTCTTTTTCCGTATTAAATCTTTATGTAGTTTCTTATCATGAAAAAGCCTTGATCAACTAGCATctgatttattcaaatt
Encoded here:
- the LOC127835724 gene encoding loricrin-like — translated: MVVLWLIVIVDGEGGGDGCDCGGGGDDGDGCSTVDDGGDGGYGGFGDGIGDVGDGNSGDCCGEGVIVVVMVMGLLVVIWGDVRRGGMLVEVLLVVVVIMF
- the LOC127834451 gene encoding uncharacterized protein LOC127834451, with amino-acid sequence MSFVTSIFATLFAMATILKVNGHGMLWDPPQRSSAWRFGYKVPINYNDNEQFCGGAGVQWNQNGGRCGVCGDNYANQVKENEDLTGKYVTGTITGSYVKGANITATVKLTANHKGWWEFRVCPLPNSRTKVTQECLNQYLLTNHKGTTRYDLDANQITGTGEFKVGLKLPDDVSCENCVLQWIYNTGNSWGCDSTTGTCCVGCGPGQENFWNCADIRIINTESSPTTASTTQEATTAPHVTTTFAASAKTTESDSSSSSTGTPTSSTISSSTTTTTPTEGTQTTTPTEGTQTTKPTEGTQTTTKAEGTQTTTILKITTDTPTTTGKPPSFTSTTTSSISSSSASSSSTTRKTTKSPSSTTTSERNSPCKAIGAWFGDIAMDDWCAINCAAGYCPSSHCSCTSVTYVCACEPVPPFNVAGMKEWCCANCALGYCPSTHCSC